A region from the Tigriopus californicus strain San Diego chromosome 9, Tcal_SD_v2.1, whole genome shotgun sequence genome encodes:
- the LOC131887041 gene encoding thymidine phosphorylase-like — protein MADINVRIPDLIEKKKDGKEFTDDEIKFFIDKLLSGGVADSQLGAWLMATCIRGLNTQETYALTKAMTDTGSMLQWPEEWKSILVDKHSTGGVGDKVSLVLAPALAAVGLKVPMISGRGLGITGGTLDKLESIPGYRVSLSVKEIHNILDQVGCCIAGQTGTIAPADKKMYACRDITGTVQNLSLVTSSIVCKKAAENLRALVLDVKFGNGSFCTTEDEAAKLAASLISVSRKFGMKTSAVISSMNCPLGCTVGNSLEVEESIECLKGKGPADLRELVIVEGSLLMASVKDISLEEGEIAIKTVLDDGSALSKFRDMIMLQGVSRETAEDLCHGSIWKALKSPQTTTDIKAKKSGVVRNINARKVATVSQFLGAGRAQPSDQIDHSVGVKLKLLNGQKVGFGESWATVYHQGEALPEHLLEIMAEAIEIDEVACSTNGASPSPSKIVRTVTDTDATNNLVQSLS, from the exons ATGGCCGACATCAACGTTCGCATCCCGGATCTGatcgagaagaaaaaggacgGAAAAGAGTTTACGGATGACGAGATTAAGttcttcattgacaaattgCTCTCGGGAGGTGTGGCAGACTCCCAATTGGGAGCTTGGCTGATGGCCACTTGCATCCGCGGACTCAACACCCAAGAGACTTACGCTCTTACTAAGGCCATGACTGATACAGGGTCCATGCTTCAATGGCCAGAAGAGTGGAAATCCATTTTGGTGGATAAACATAGTACTGGGGGAGTGGGCGATAAG GTGTCGTTGGTTCTTGCCCCAGCTTTGGCTGCCGTCGGGCTCAAAGTCCCCATGATATCTGGTCGGGGCTTAGGAATTACAGGAGGCACTTTGGACAAATTGGAATCCATCCCAGGATATCGGGTATCGTTATCGGTAAAGGAGATCCACaacatcttggatcaagtgGGGTGTTGCATAGCTGGTCAAACGGGTACAATTGCTCCCGCAGACAAG AAAATGTATGCATGCCGAGACATTACGGGTActgttcaaaatttgagtcTGGTGACTTCCTCGATTGTCTGCAAGAAGGCTGCAGAGAATTTGAGGGCTCTAGTCTTGGACGTCAAGTTCGGGAACGGGAGCTTTTGCACGACAGAGGACGAGGCTGCCAAATTAGCTGCCTCGTTGATTAGTGTTTCCAGGAAGTTTGGCATGAAAACCTCAGCCGTGATATCCTCTATGAATTGCCCATTGGGATGTACAGTGGGCAATTCCTTAGAAGTTGAGGAGAGCATTGAGTGCTTGAAAGGCAAAGGCCCTGCCGACTTGCGAGAGCTAGTGATCGTGGAAGGAAGTCTTCTCATGGCTTCGGTCAAAGACATCTCCTTAGAGGAAGGCGAGATTGCCATCAAAACCGTGCTAGACGATGGGTCCGCTTTGTCCAAG TTTAGAGACATGATAATGCTCCAGGGGGTGTCCCGAGAGACCGCCGAAGACTTGTGCCATGGATCAATTTGGAAGGCTCTCAAATCTCCTCAAACCACCACAGACATTAAGGCCAAGAAGTCGGGTGTGGTGCGGAACATTAATGCTCGAAAAGTGGCCACTGTCAGCCAGTTTCTTGGGGCTGGTCGAGCTCAACCTTCGGATCAAATTGACCATAGCGTTGGGGTGAAACTAAAGCTCTTGAATGGTCAAAAAGTGGGATTTGGCGAATCCTGGGCCACCGTCTATCATCAGGGCGAGGCATTACCCGAGCACCTTCTGGAAATCATGGCAGAGGCCATTGAGATCGACGAGGTCGCTTGTTCCACCAATGGAGCGTCCCCATCTCCCAGCAAAATCGTGAGAACTGTTACCGACACAGATGCAACGAACAACCTGGTCCAATCCCTTTCATGA